GGAAGAAGAGAACCTTTCCAGGGAAGTGGTGGAACTTTTTGAAGCGTACTACCACAGAGTTCTTGAGGGAGAAGAGCAATGAGACCCCTGTATCTCAGGCTTGAACGTTTCCTGGGGCTTGAGAGAGTTGAGCTTGAGTTTCCTTCAAACCTCTTTGTCATTGTGGGACCCAACGGAGCCGGAAAATCCTCCCTCCTTGAAGCCATGTACTTTGCCCTGTACGGCAGGGGAATTCGGACCGAGCGAGGGAAAAAGGGGCTCATCCATCGGGGGAGTCCCGACAAAGCCCTCCGGGTGCAACTTGAGTTCCTCCTTGGAGAAAGGAAATTCCGGGTTACCCGGGAGTACTCGGTGAAGCAGGGAGGGACGGCCTACCTTGAGCAGCGGGAGGGAGAGCGGTGGAAGCCGGTAGCATCCGGGGAACAGGGGGTTACCGCTTACATCGAGGAACTCCTTGGATGTGATGCCCTGACGTTTCGCTCTTCGGTCTTTTTGCCTCAGGGGGAGACGCTGGCTTTTGTTGAGGCCTCCTCAGCAGACCGCTTCCGAACCTTGAGCAGTCTCTTTGGTCTTGATATCCTCGACAGAATGCGGGAGCTTGTTCGGGATAGGGTTAAGGTGCTTGAGGGGGAGCTTGGACCGCTGCGAGAAAAACTCCGTCTCCTTGAGGCTGAAGACCTTGAG
This Candidatus Caldatribacterium sp. DNA region includes the following protein-coding sequences:
- a CDS encoding SMC family ATPase — encoded protein: MRPLYLRLERFLGLERVELEFPSNLFVIVGPNGAGKSSLLEAMYFALYGRGIRTERGKKGLIHRGSPDKALRVQLEFLLGERKFRVTREYSVKQGGTAYLEQREGERWKPVASGEQGVTAYIEELLGCDALTFRSSVFLPQGETLAFVEASSADRFRTLSSLFGLDILDRMRELVRDRVKVLEGELGPLREKLRLLEAEDLEGEAARLRKEEAALERELRLAEEESRAREGRLEGVKRLREVLRELRERAEQIASLERRRIELLRLAEEDEAIELAHRIHETLEASWRSVAELLARVTREEEKEKELLRKTEEDLTETKRALTELL